A single window of Plectropomus leopardus isolate mb chromosome 12, YSFRI_Pleo_2.0, whole genome shotgun sequence DNA harbors:
- the si:ch211-227n13.3 gene encoding uncharacterized protein si:ch211-227n13.3 isoform X1: MPHRVGCERPEKQPAADREHEADGSQAVTHSLSLCVEYYRSFEYRLQWKTPMYPKRSSRLSEASRKSVQRSPSPNEDVIQRRVRAKRQRTGLERTREDDSVVTDEGKDRDIIDIINSTHDAKEEDEGFVKVADEGVYESDDDRHSVTSSIASGPSLLHHASPKTLRSSRVLCSACKTVQQRAKRMKAPIKDKLFNNDPKSLTCDQWLLIKNWRPRRRPSARGRLLIHLQLVKERLQMKKRRRERDSPACSRPHAFLQRNLRRVRVPVKKGRKKNRRKRTRDGSKSPRVAKQQRLHGNTHSRHISDTSVDMSVPRPASGSPGFQGLSDREINSQADTDVTVEFNDTRDDGTPRQAPPKKRGGFRDLLVQLRGNSTIVRETR; the protein is encoded by the exons ATGCCGCATCGTGTCGGCTGTGAGCGGCCGGAGAAGCA GCCTGCAGCTGACCGTGAGCATGAGGCAGATGGCTCGCAGGCTGTCACTCATTCATTGAGCCTCTGCGTAGAATATTACAG GTCATTCGAGTATCGTCTGCAGTGGAAAACGCCCATGTATCCCAAACGTTCCTCCAGACTTTCGGAGGCCTCCAGGAAGAGCGTGCAGAGGAGCCCCAGCCCAAACGAAGATGTTATCCAGCGCAGGGTTAGGGCTAAAAGACAGAGGACAGGGCTGGAGAGGACGAGAGAGGACGACAGCGTAGTCACAGATGAGGGGAAGGACCGCGACATCATCGACATCATCAACAGCACGCACGATGCaaaagaggaggatgaagggtTTGTCAAGGTGGCCGATGAAGGAGTGTACGAGTCGGATGATGATCGCCACTCTGTCACCAGCAGCATCGCCTCTGGTCCTTCCCTCCTTCACCATGCCTCTCCGAAGACGCTGAGGTCCTCACGTGTCCTGTGCTCGGCCTGCAAGACTGTCCAGCAGAGGGCGAAGAGGATGAAAGCTCCGATCAAAGACAAACTGTTCAACAACG ATCCCAAATCCCTGACATGTGACCAGTGGCTCCTGATCAAGAATTGGAGGCCGAGGAGGCGGCCTAGTGCCAGAGG GCGGCTTTTGATCCACCTTCAGCTGGTTAAAGAAAGACTTCAGATGAAGAAAAGAAGACGAGAGAGAGACTCACCAGCCTGCTCCAGGCCGCACGCTTTCCTTCAGAG AAACCTCAGACGTGTCAGAGTGCCGGTGAAAAAGGGGAGGAAGAAgaacaggaggaagaggacaagAGACGGCTCAAAGAGTCCTCGCGTTGCTAAGCAGCAGCGTCTCCATGGCAACACTCACAGCCGACACATCAGCGATACTAGCGTCGATATGAGCGTCCCTCGCCCAGCCAGCGGCAGTCCAGGTTTTCAGGGTCTTAGCGATCGAGAAATTAACAGTCAAGCAGACACAGATGTGACTGTTGAGTTTAATGACACCCGGGATGACGGTACGCCGCGACAGGCTCCGCCAAAGAAGAGGGGCGGATTCAGAGACTTGCTCGTCCAGTTGCGAGGCAACAGCACGATCGTCAGAGAAACACGTTAG
- the si:ch211-227n13.3 gene encoding uncharacterized protein si:ch211-227n13.3 isoform X2, with the protein MYPKRSSRLSEASRKSVQRSPSPNEDVIQRRVRAKRQRTGLERTREDDSVVTDEGKDRDIIDIINSTHDAKEEDEGFVKVADEGVYESDDDRHSVTSSIASGPSLLHHASPKTLRSSRVLCSACKTVQQRAKRMKAPIKDKLFNNDPKSLTCDQWLLIKNWRPRRRPSARGRLLIHLQLVKERLQMKKRRRERDSPACSRPHAFLQRNLRRVRVPVKKGRKKNRRKRTRDGSKSPRVAKQQRLHGNTHSRHISDTSVDMSVPRPASGSPGFQGLSDREINSQADTDVTVEFNDTRDDGTPRQAPPKKRGGFRDLLVQLRGNSTIVRETR; encoded by the exons ATGTATCCCAAACGTTCCTCCAGACTTTCGGAGGCCTCCAGGAAGAGCGTGCAGAGGAGCCCCAGCCCAAACGAAGATGTTATCCAGCGCAGGGTTAGGGCTAAAAGACAGAGGACAGGGCTGGAGAGGACGAGAGAGGACGACAGCGTAGTCACAGATGAGGGGAAGGACCGCGACATCATCGACATCATCAACAGCACGCACGATGCaaaagaggaggatgaagggtTTGTCAAGGTGGCCGATGAAGGAGTGTACGAGTCGGATGATGATCGCCACTCTGTCACCAGCAGCATCGCCTCTGGTCCTTCCCTCCTTCACCATGCCTCTCCGAAGACGCTGAGGTCCTCACGTGTCCTGTGCTCGGCCTGCAAGACTGTCCAGCAGAGGGCGAAGAGGATGAAAGCTCCGATCAAAGACAAACTGTTCAACAACG ATCCCAAATCCCTGACATGTGACCAGTGGCTCCTGATCAAGAATTGGAGGCCGAGGAGGCGGCCTAGTGCCAGAGG GCGGCTTTTGATCCACCTTCAGCTGGTTAAAGAAAGACTTCAGATGAAGAAAAGAAGACGAGAGAGAGACTCACCAGCCTGCTCCAGGCCGCACGCTTTCCTTCAGAG AAACCTCAGACGTGTCAGAGTGCCGGTGAAAAAGGGGAGGAAGAAgaacaggaggaagaggacaagAGACGGCTCAAAGAGTCCTCGCGTTGCTAAGCAGCAGCGTCTCCATGGCAACACTCACAGCCGACACATCAGCGATACTAGCGTCGATATGAGCGTCCCTCGCCCAGCCAGCGGCAGTCCAGGTTTTCAGGGTCTTAGCGATCGAGAAATTAACAGTCAAGCAGACACAGATGTGACTGTTGAGTTTAATGACACCCGGGATGACGGTACGCCGCGACAGGCTCCGCCAAAGAAGAGGGGCGGATTCAGAGACTTGCTCGTCCAGTTGCGAGGCAACAGCACGATCGTCAGAGAAACACGTTAG